In Alteromonas mediterranea DE, a single genomic region encodes these proteins:
- the fmt gene encoding methionyl-tRNA formyltransferase has translation MTTPLKVIFAGTPDFAAKHLSALLESEHEVIAVYTQPDRPAGRGKKLTASPVKVLAEENAIPVYQPQSLKAQDAQEELASLNADLMVVVAYGLILPTAVLNAPKLGCINVHGSILPKWRGAAPIQRSIWAGDAETGVTIMQMDEGLDTGDMLHIATLPIANDDTSATMYEKLATLGPKALVDVVNDFESYTPTKQDDTQATYANKLSKEEALISWSDDAKQIERNIRAFNPWPVAWMQVEDQNVKVWSADVVTLDKNVKPGTVISADKAGITIATGRDALRITSLQIPGKKALPAADVINARQSWFEVGRCIKQAD, from the coding sequence GTGACAACTCCATTGAAAGTAATTTTTGCCGGTACACCGGATTTTGCAGCTAAACATCTATCAGCGTTACTCGAGAGCGAGCACGAAGTCATTGCTGTTTACACTCAGCCTGATAGACCCGCAGGGCGAGGTAAAAAGCTTACCGCCAGTCCGGTTAAAGTATTAGCAGAAGAAAACGCCATTCCAGTTTACCAGCCTCAGTCGCTTAAAGCTCAAGACGCTCAGGAAGAATTAGCCTCGCTCAATGCCGATTTAATGGTAGTTGTTGCTTACGGACTGATACTGCCTACCGCGGTGTTAAATGCACCTAAGCTAGGGTGCATTAACGTGCACGGCTCTATTCTGCCCAAGTGGCGAGGCGCGGCACCAATACAGCGTTCAATCTGGGCAGGTGACGCTGAGACTGGCGTAACCATAATGCAAATGGACGAAGGTTTAGACACGGGTGACATGTTACACATTGCCACACTGCCCATTGCCAATGACGACACCAGCGCAACAATGTATGAAAAGTTAGCTACACTTGGCCCTAAAGCCTTAGTGGATGTGGTTAACGATTTCGAGAGTTATACCCCAACAAAACAAGACGATACCCAGGCAACCTACGCTAATAAGCTATCTAAAGAAGAAGCGTTAATTAGTTGGTCTGATGATGCTAAGCAAATTGAGCGCAACATTCGTGCATTTAACCCATGGCCGGTTGCTTGGATGCAAGTTGAAGATCAAAACGTAAAAGTGTGGTCTGCTGATGTAGTTACATTAGATAAAAACGTGAAGCCGGGCACGGTAATAAGCGCAGATAAAGCAGGCATCACTATTGCGACAGGACGAGACGCCCTTCGCATTACCTCTCTTCAAATACCTGGTAAAAAGGCGCTACCTGCAGCAGATGTTATTAATGCCCGCCAGTCGTGGTTTGAAGTTGGCCGTTGTATTAAACAAGCAGACTAA
- the def gene encoding peptide deformylase — translation MAILDVLSFPDERLRTVAKPVEEVNDEIKQLVSDMFETMKDENGIGLAATQVNRHVQVVVMDVSEDQNEPRVFINPEITRKDGSTISEEGCLSVPGNYAKVERAEAITVKALDQNGEAFELDAEGLLAICIQHELDHLKGKLFIDYLSPLKRQRIRKKLEKEARLAAKA, via the coding sequence ATGGCAATTTTAGACGTATTAAGTTTTCCTGATGAACGTCTTCGTACGGTAGCTAAGCCGGTAGAAGAAGTTAACGACGAAATTAAACAATTGGTATCGGATATGTTCGAAACCATGAAAGACGAGAACGGCATCGGCCTTGCGGCGACGCAGGTGAACCGTCATGTTCAAGTTGTTGTAATGGACGTATCGGAAGATCAAAACGAGCCACGTGTATTTATTAACCCAGAAATTACTCGCAAAGATGGCTCAACGATTAGTGAAGAAGGCTGTTTATCTGTTCCGGGTAATTACGCCAAAGTTGAGCGAGCAGAAGCGATTACGGTTAAAGCGTTAGATCAAAATGGCGAGGCATTCGAGCTAGACGCAGAAGGCCTACTTGCGATTTGTATTCAGCACGAGCTTGATCACTTAAAAGGTAAGCTGTTCATTGACTACCTTTCTCCGCTTAAGCGCCAACGTATTCGTAAGAAGCTTGAGAAAGAAGCGCGTCTTGCTGCGAAAGCCTAA
- a CDS encoding LysM peptidoglycan-binding domain-containing protein has protein sequence MKKRLISARRGATLLLCAILSLPAFALQLKDTAPETYTVKRGDTLWAIANIFLNEPWLWPELWRTNTQIENPHLIYPGDVIVVGYIDGQPVLSVKRDKPSYKLSPSTDKRLKPKPVDVLSWTTISPFIKQHMLLDEESYQALPKLLGNQDGNVRFAADDFVLSQQQFSTDDQYRVIRKHATIKNLDGEILGVQVTHVSTASLVEKGQADDTMLLFIDDANQEAKRGDKLMAGGFKQPQSFELVPAKSQRGAVVGDLHDHDLLGKYDVVILDLGAADVLPGTVLGVYAQGPAIIDEESPRYVDEPGIKTSGEWFIDTVSQPALKVGEVVVFKTFDAASYGLITRANKGIKRGFIVAKP, from the coding sequence TTGAAAAAGCGATTAATAAGCGCTCGTCGCGGGGCAACACTCCTTCTTTGTGCAATTCTGTCTTTGCCAGCGTTTGCACTTCAACTCAAAGATACCGCACCTGAAACCTACACGGTAAAACGTGGTGATACGCTCTGGGCCATTGCTAACATTTTTTTGAATGAACCTTGGTTATGGCCAGAGCTTTGGCGCACTAACACACAAATTGAAAATCCTCACTTGATTTATCCTGGTGATGTCATCGTTGTAGGCTACATAGACGGACAGCCTGTTTTATCGGTAAAACGAGATAAACCTAGCTACAAACTGTCACCTTCAACGGACAAACGGTTAAAACCAAAGCCTGTAGACGTACTTTCTTGGACAACCATATCGCCGTTTATTAAACAACATATGTTACTAGACGAAGAGAGTTATCAGGCATTACCGAAACTGTTAGGGAACCAAGACGGAAACGTAAGGTTTGCTGCAGATGACTTTGTACTAAGTCAACAGCAATTCAGTACTGACGACCAGTATAGAGTCATTAGAAAGCACGCTACTATTAAAAACCTTGATGGAGAAATATTGGGCGTACAAGTTACCCATGTTTCCACGGCATCTTTAGTAGAAAAAGGTCAGGCAGACGACACCATGCTGCTTTTTATTGATGATGCGAATCAAGAGGCTAAACGCGGCGATAAGCTAATGGCTGGTGGGTTTAAACAGCCGCAAAGCTTTGAACTTGTTCCTGCGAAGTCTCAGCGTGGGGCCGTTGTGGGAGACCTACACGATCACGACCTGTTAGGAAAGTATGACGTTGTTATCCTTGATTTGGGCGCGGCAGATGTCTTACCGGGAACAGTGTTAGGTGTTTACGCACAAGGTCCAGCCATCATAGATGAAGAAAGTCCGCGTTATGTAGATGAACCGGGCATAAAAACAAGTGGTGAATGGTTTATCGATACAGTGTCGCAACCCGCACTTAAAGTTGGTGAAGTTGTGGTATTCAAAACATTTGACGCGGCAAGTTACGGATTAATCACACGAGCGAACAAAGGCATTAAGCGCGGCTTTATTGTCGCTAAACCTTAA
- the dprA gene encoding DNA-processing protein DprA, whose product MSAQFTSLDSSATAWIALASAQRVSPKLWLQALEQHQCSPIELLSQASSLGSTVTTLTDQITQKHIDTALNWAKVSENRHVITLDSPDYPPLLKQLDSPPLVLFATGSKALLKQPQIAIVGSRRASIQGKRIATDFAMGLSNNGIAITSGLAMGIDSAAHVGAISGSIGTIAVMGTGPDKIYPAKNSKLYNEIHDSGGVSVTEFFPGQGPKPWHFPRRNRIIAALSLGTLVVEAKIKSGTLITANLAADMGRDVFAVPGSLFHAYSEGCHWLIQQGAKLVTNVNDILLEIGVQPQQMSFDVGEQNEKSAVNSLATDKLLASVEYDITAIDVIAQRNALSVSQAMASLLEYELRGLVAAVPGGYVKLRGK is encoded by the coding sequence ATGAGCGCACAATTTACATCTTTAGACAGCTCGGCAACGGCATGGATAGCGCTAGCCTCTGCGCAGCGTGTTTCACCTAAACTGTGGTTACAGGCGCTCGAGCAACATCAATGTTCTCCCATTGAACTTTTAAGCCAAGCTTCTTCTTTGGGAAGTACGGTCACTACACTCACTGATCAAATAACACAAAAGCACATCGACACAGCGTTGAATTGGGCGAAGGTAAGTGAAAACAGGCACGTCATTACCCTTGATTCACCGGACTATCCACCGTTACTCAAGCAGCTAGACAGCCCTCCGCTTGTATTATTTGCTACCGGAAGTAAAGCGCTACTAAAACAACCGCAAATAGCCATTGTTGGCAGCAGAAGGGCGAGTATTCAAGGAAAGCGTATAGCGACTGACTTTGCAATGGGGCTCTCTAACAATGGCATTGCCATTACCAGTGGTTTGGCGATGGGCATAGACAGCGCCGCTCACGTGGGCGCCATATCCGGCAGTATAGGTACCATCGCTGTTATGGGTACGGGGCCGGATAAAATATACCCTGCAAAGAACAGTAAGCTTTATAACGAAATACACGATAGTGGCGGCGTTAGTGTTACAGAGTTTTTCCCGGGTCAGGGGCCTAAGCCGTGGCATTTTCCCCGGCGTAACCGAATTATTGCCGCACTTTCACTTGGAACCTTGGTTGTGGAAGCAAAAATTAAAAGCGGTACCTTGATAACTGCAAATTTGGCCGCAGATATGGGGCGAGATGTATTCGCTGTACCTGGTAGCCTCTTTCACGCTTACTCTGAAGGTTGTCACTGGTTAATCCAACAAGGTGCTAAGTTAGTAACTAATGTAAACGATATTCTTTTGGAAATTGGGGTTCAACCTCAGCAAATGAGCTTTGATGTTGGCGAACAAAATGAAAAAAGTGCGGTGAATAGCTTGGCAACTGATAAATTATTAGCTAGTGTGGAATATGACATCACCGCTATTGATGTTATAGCGCAGCGCAATGCCTTATCTGTATCGCAAGCAATGGCATCACTATTAGAATATGAGTTGCGTGGTTTAGTAGCCGCTGTCCCTGGTGGTTACGTTAAATTGAGGGGAAAATAA
- a CDS encoding DUF494 family protein — MFDILMYLFENFIHSETEIRVDQDELTEELVRAGFHHDEIYKALAWLEKLAALQETDIKPYFCKGISTSLSRIYTHEEQMRLDVECRGFLMFLEQVNVLDASTREMVIDRVMEIDSSEFCLEDLKWVVLMVLFNVPGKEKAYAQMEDLLFEEPDGILH, encoded by the coding sequence ATGTTCGATATCCTCATGTATCTGTTTGAAAACTTCATTCACAGTGAAACGGAAATTCGTGTTGATCAAGACGAGTTAACGGAAGAACTTGTGCGCGCGGGTTTCCATCACGATGAGATTTATAAAGCCCTCGCATGGTTAGAAAAGTTAGCGGCATTGCAAGAAACAGACATCAAGCCGTATTTTTGCAAAGGCATTAGCACTAGCTTAAGCCGGATATATACCCACGAAGAACAAATGCGTTTAGATGTGGAATGTCGTGGTTTCTTAATGTTTCTAGAGCAGGTTAACGTATTAGACGCATCTACGCGTGAAATGGTGATAGACCGCGTAATGGAAATCGATTCCAGCGAATTCTGTTTAGAAGATTTAAAATGGGTTGTGCTAATGGTGCTATTTAATGTACCCGGTAAAGAAAAAGCCTACGCACAAATGGAAGACCTATTGTTTGAAGAACCAGACGGCATACTACATTAA
- a CDS encoding type I DNA topoisomerase, with protein sequence MSKIDHSLFSAHEHALEDNFGDCPECGKPLHIKNSKSGPFLGCTGYPDCNFSKPLHDTQTTVLKTLDGMACPKCACDLAIKKGRFGMFIGCTNFPSCHHIEPIKEKEDTLVDCPKCKKGHLISRTNKYGKQFFACNHYPQCRYVLNFTPVNESCPDCGWTVLIDKKGQIQCPQPTCGYKK encoded by the coding sequence ATGTCTAAAATAGACCACTCACTTTTTTCTGCTCACGAGCACGCTCTAGAAGATAATTTTGGAGACTGTCCCGAATGTGGCAAGCCCCTTCATATTAAGAACAGCAAATCAGGGCCGTTTTTAGGCTGTACTGGCTACCCTGATTGTAATTTCAGTAAACCGCTTCACGATACCCAAACCACGGTCCTTAAAACGCTAGACGGTATGGCCTGCCCAAAGTGCGCCTGCGATCTAGCCATTAAAAAGGGTCGGTTTGGCATGTTCATAGGCTGTACCAACTTTCCCTCATGCCATCACATTGAGCCTATCAAAGAAAAAGAAGACACCTTAGTTGACTGCCCAAAGTGTAAGAAAGGGCATTTAATTTCACGCACCAATAAATACGGCAAACAGTTTTTTGCGTGTAACCATTATCCGCAATGCCGATATGTGCTAAATTTCACGCCTGTAAATGAAAGCTGCCCAGACTGTGGATGGACAGTGTTGATAGATAAAAAAGGGCAAATTCAGTGCCCGCAGCCAACTTGTGGCTACAAAAAGTAA
- a CDS encoding Sua5/YciO/YrdC/YwlC family protein → MSDTQNGNVNTFTPVEANASEVDPVVAAFEAGRLIVYPTEAVMGIGCDPDNEAAVNALLDIKQRPVEKGVILIAANYSQLLPYVDDNAIRPDRRTDIFSSWPGPNTWLLPKSSSAPVWLTGKHSKIAVRVTNHPVVVALCNKLGKPLVSTSANLTGQPPATDTDEAKAVFADSVFYVEGKVGGATKPSTIRDGDTAEVIRA, encoded by the coding sequence ATGTCTGATACTCAAAATGGGAACGTAAATACGTTTACCCCCGTTGAGGCTAATGCATCTGAAGTCGACCCTGTTGTTGCCGCTTTCGAAGCGGGGCGTTTAATTGTTTATCCGACCGAAGCGGTAATGGGTATAGGATGTGACCCTGACAACGAAGCAGCGGTTAATGCACTATTAGATATCAAACAAAGGCCTGTTGAAAAAGGCGTAATATTAATTGCCGCTAATTACAGCCAGCTTTTGCCCTACGTAGATGACAATGCAATTCGTCCCGATAGACGTACCGATATTTTTTCAAGCTGGCCTGGCCCTAACACCTGGCTATTACCTAAGTCGTCATCGGCGCCTGTTTGGTTAACCGGCAAACATAGTAAAATAGCGGTGCGCGTAACTAATCATCCTGTGGTTGTAGCGCTGTGCAATAAGTTGGGTAAGCCACTTGTTTCAACCAGCGCTAACCTAACAGGGCAACCGCCAGCGACAGACACCGACGAAGCCAAAGCCGTGTTTGCAGATTCTGTATTTTATGTAGAAGGTAAAGTAGGCGGAGCAACTAAACCCAGTACCATTCGCGATGGTGACACAGCAGAGGTAATAAGAGCATGA
- the hemF gene encoding oxygen-dependent coproporphyrinogen oxidase translates to MTSAELLDGKNAAEVIEQVKSYLLGLQDTICQTLELADGKGQFVEDSWQREEGGGGRSRVLKNGAVIEQGGVNFSHVFGSQMPASATANRPELAGRNFQAMGVSLVIHPHNPYIPTSHANVRFFIAEKEGEAPIWWFGGGFDLTPFYPFKDDVVHWHDTAKKLCKPFGEDVYPKYKKWCDEYFYLKHRNETRGVGGLFFDDLNEWGFEQSFAFMQAVGNGFIDAYVPIVERRKQTDYGERERDFQLYRRGRYVEFNLVFDRGTLFGLQTGGRTESILMSMPPLARWEYCYTPAPGSAEAKLTDWLKPTPW, encoded by the coding sequence ATGACATCAGCAGAGTTACTGGACGGTAAAAATGCCGCTGAAGTAATAGAACAAGTAAAAAGCTATCTACTAGGGTTGCAAGATACCATTTGCCAAACCCTTGAACTTGCCGACGGTAAGGGCCAGTTTGTTGAAGACAGTTGGCAGCGCGAAGAAGGGGGCGGTGGACGCTCTCGCGTGCTTAAAAATGGTGCGGTGATAGAGCAAGGCGGCGTAAACTTTTCCCATGTGTTCGGCAGTCAAATGCCAGCGTCTGCTACGGCTAATCGTCCGGAGCTTGCAGGGCGAAACTTTCAGGCAATGGGAGTATCTTTAGTTATTCACCCCCACAACCCGTATATTCCCACCTCTCATGCAAACGTGCGCTTTTTTATTGCAGAAAAAGAGGGCGAAGCACCTATCTGGTGGTTTGGCGGTGGCTTTGATTTAACGCCGTTTTATCCCTTTAAAGACGACGTGGTGCATTGGCATGATACAGCCAAGAAATTATGCAAGCCATTCGGTGAAGACGTATACCCCAAGTACAAAAAATGGTGCGATGAGTACTTTTACTTAAAACACCGCAACGAAACCCGTGGCGTAGGTGGGTTGTTCTTTGACGACCTTAATGAATGGGGCTTCGAGCAGTCATTCGCTTTTATGCAGGCGGTTGGCAATGGTTTTATTGATGCTTATGTCCCTATTGTTGAGCGACGCAAGCAAACTGATTATGGCGAAAGAGAGCGTGATTTTCAGCTTTATCGCAGAGGTCGCTATGTTGAATTTAATCTAGTATTCGACCGTGGCACCTTATTTGGTTTGCAAACCGGTGGACGTACGGAATCTATTTTAATGTCTATGCCGCCGTTGGCCCGGTGGGAATACTGCTATACCCCGGCACCAGGGAGTGCTGAGGCTAAGCTTACGGATTGGCTTAAACCTACTCCGTGGTAA
- a CDS encoding OmpW family outer membrane protein: protein MRKHTLSALCLTLAALSPLASAHQQGDWIVRGGLTTVAPDESTSNIVAGGNDLGVALNIDNDTQLGLNVAYFITDKINIELLAATPFKHDVNFSVADPLGTGNQLGEVTHLPPTLTANYYFNDASSAFQPYIGAGINYTFIFDEEFTGANEDAGLSDLSLDNSFGLSAQVGMDYQIDTKWHVNASVRFIDIDTEATFKVGDAAGKVSDIEIDPWVYTISVGYTF from the coding sequence ATGCGCAAACACACTTTATCTGCACTTTGTCTTACCCTTGCTGCACTTTCACCTTTAGCTAGCGCTCATCAGCAGGGCGATTGGATTGTTCGAGGCGGTCTGACTACCGTTGCTCCTGACGAATCTACTTCTAACATCGTCGCTGGTGGCAATGATCTTGGTGTTGCCCTTAATATTGATAACGATACCCAGCTAGGTTTGAACGTTGCATACTTCATTACTGATAAAATTAATATCGAACTGCTTGCGGCAACGCCCTTTAAGCACGACGTGAACTTCTCTGTTGCCGACCCGTTAGGTACGGGAAATCAGCTTGGTGAAGTTACTCACTTACCGCCAACACTCACCGCTAACTATTACTTCAACGATGCAAGTTCAGCCTTTCAGCCATATATTGGTGCGGGTATTAACTACACCTTTATCTTTGATGAGGAATTTACTGGCGCAAACGAGGATGCAGGCTTAAGCGACCTATCACTCGATAACTCATTTGGTTTATCAGCTCAAGTGGGTATGGACTACCAAATTGATACAAAGTGGCATGTAAATGCATCAGTACGTTTCATCGATATTGATACTGAAGCCACGTTTAAGGTTGGTGATGCCGCAGGTAAGGTGAGTGATATTGAAATAGACCCTTGGGTGTACACCATATCGGTAGGCTATACCTTTTAA
- a CDS encoding group II truncated hemoglobin, with protein sequence MGIRDLFNIKKKSDNRVTQSTPYARIGGEKKVRELANTFYDIMETDPLASELLALHPQPLDRIRHVFFLYLSLWLGGPDDYQQQFGHPRLRARHLPYTVTPELKAQWMYCMRKAMFKTVDDITLAQQLLEALDQLASHMVNTK encoded by the coding sequence ATGGGAATACGAGACTTATTTAATATAAAGAAGAAAAGCGATAATCGTGTTACGCAGAGTACACCATATGCGCGTATAGGTGGAGAGAAGAAAGTACGCGAATTGGCGAATACGTTTTACGACATAATGGAAACCGACCCATTAGCAAGCGAACTTTTGGCTCTTCACCCTCAACCGCTTGATAGAATTCGCCACGTGTTCTTTTTATATTTAAGTTTGTGGCTTGGCGGCCCAGATGATTATCAGCAGCAATTCGGCCACCCGCGACTTCGTGCACGCCACCTTCCTTATACCGTAACGCCAGAACTTAAAGCGCAGTGGATGTACTGTATGCGCAAGGCTATGTTTAAAACTGTCGATGATATAACGTTAGCGCAACAGCTACTTGAAGCACTTGACCAGCTTGCCAGCCATATGGTGAACACCAAATAA
- the aroE gene encoding shikimate dehydrogenase: MKKFAVFGNPIAQSLSPTIHQMFADQVGEKISYEKILAPEDGFVEAAKAFLAQEGAVGCNVTMPFKLDAFNLAKVDDQAAKDAQAVNTLMNGDRGELLGFNTDGVGLVNDLLNSGVKIKDKHVLLIGAGGAARGVISPLLKAGAATLTIANRTKAKAEEVASAASNPKVDVVALEDIATIAPHIIINSTAASLSNALPCSLNDGVLQHCEVVYDMVYKNSPTRFMRDAAELGVKTQIDGLGMLVEQAAEAFYIWTQKRPDTSDIVKRVRDIVEQSEKRN, translated from the coding sequence ATGAAAAAATTCGCTGTATTTGGCAACCCTATTGCACAGAGTTTATCACCAACCATCCATCAGATGTTTGCAGATCAGGTCGGAGAAAAGATTTCTTATGAAAAGATACTTGCGCCTGAAGATGGTTTTGTTGAAGCTGCCAAAGCGTTTTTAGCTCAAGAAGGCGCTGTAGGCTGCAATGTCACCATGCCTTTTAAGCTTGATGCCTTTAACTTAGCAAAGGTAGATGATCAAGCAGCTAAAGACGCACAAGCTGTTAATACACTAATGAATGGTGACAGAGGTGAGCTGTTAGGGTTCAACACAGATGGTGTGGGGCTAGTCAATGATTTACTAAATAGCGGCGTGAAAATTAAAGATAAACACGTGTTACTTATCGGAGCCGGCGGCGCAGCCCGTGGCGTCATTTCTCCGTTATTAAAAGCGGGCGCTGCTACACTGACTATTGCGAATAGAACGAAAGCCAAAGCTGAAGAAGTGGCAAGCGCTGCTTCAAACCCTAAAGTGGACGTAGTGGCCCTTGAGGATATCGCAACGATTGCACCTCATATTATTATCAATTCAACAGCAGCTAGTTTAAGCAATGCGTTGCCGTGCAGTTTGAATGACGGTGTTTTACAACACTGTGAAGTGGTGTACGACATGGTTTATAAAAATTCACCCACGCGTTTTATGAGAGATGCGGCTGAACTAGGTGTTAAAACGCAAATAGATGGGTTAGGGATGCTGGTTGAGCAAGCGGCTGAAGCGTTCTATATATGGACACAAAAGCGCCCAGACACTTCTGATATTGTTAAGCGAGTTCGTGACATTGTTGAGCAAAGTGAGAAGCGAAACTAG
- a CDS encoding gamma carbonic anhydrase family protein → MKNTVGSFKGIFPSIDKSVYIDASCRIVGDVKIEKDSSVWPLVAARGDVNKIRIGARSNIQDGSVLHVTRKSEKNPDGFPLIIGDDVTVGHKCMLHGCQLGNRILVGMGAIVMDGVVVEDDVFIGAGTLVPPNKRLESGFLYVGNPMQKKRPLNDAEMAFLKQSAVNYVVLKDEYLEEAN, encoded by the coding sequence ATGAAGAACACTGTAGGTAGCTTTAAGGGCATTTTCCCATCAATAGATAAATCAGTATATATAGACGCTTCATGTCGAATTGTTGGTGATGTAAAAATTGAAAAAGATAGTAGCGTCTGGCCTTTAGTTGCTGCTCGAGGCGATGTAAACAAAATACGTATTGGCGCTCGCTCTAATATTCAAGACGGTAGTGTTTTGCACGTTACCCGTAAATCTGAGAAAAACCCTGATGGATTTCCGCTTATTATTGGGGATGACGTTACCGTTGGGCACAAATGTATGCTTCATGGTTGTCAGTTAGGCAACCGTATATTAGTAGGCATGGGCGCTATTGTCATGGATGGTGTTGTCGTTGAAGACGATGTGTTTATTGGCGCGGGTACATTAGTACCACCAAACAAGCGATTAGAGAGCGGTTTTCTTTACGTTGGAAACCCAATGCAGAAGAAGAGGCCGCTCAATGACGCTGAAATGGCGTTTTTAAAACAGTCTGCTGTTAATTATGTTGTGTTAAAAGATGAATACTTGGAAGAAGCGAACTAG
- a CDS encoding CDP-glycerol glycerophosphotransferase family protein, which produces MAKRYVLFASLPYAYSILRPLQAEIRARGDDVAWYLESTCEXLLDDTEVLLANIDDVKSYDPLAIFACGNFIYHFLPGIKVAVFHGYAVGKRGEKGNVLDDHFTIRNWFDLYCTQGPSSTPVFKQLEEKLGFFKCYETGWCKVDPFFTEPTLQNEGKTTILYSPTFSRGITSVEALYDTIHQIAERRDWEWIITFHPKITDHSIINKYQKLAEKFDNVSFERNEGLKTFQRADVMLCDSSSIILEFMLLSKPVVTFKNTNPGPHLIDVNECDAVEPALETALTRPKSLMEAIDTYTLNHEAHRDGNNCSRVLDAVDHFKSNFEGRIKAKPLNLWRKFRLRNKLKYWK; this is translated from the coding sequence ATGGCTAAACGTTACGTACTATTCGCGTCTCTTCCCTACGCATATTCAATTCTGCGTCCACTTCAAGCTGAGATAAGAGCGAGAGGTGATGACGTTGCGTGGTACCTAGAGTCTACGTGTGAAAANTTACTTGATGACACTGAAGTCTTGCTTGCAAACATTGATGACGTAAAAAGTTATGACCCACTTGCAATTTTTGCGTGCGGTAACTTTATTTATCATTTTCTTCCTGGAATAAAGGTCGCAGTATTTCATGGGTATGCAGTAGGGAAACGTGGTGAGAAGGGAAATGTACTGGATGACCATTTTACAATTCGAAATTGGTTTGACTTGTATTGTACACAAGGTCCTAGCAGCACACCTGTATTCAAGCAATTGGAAGAAAAGCTTGGTTTCTTTAAATGTTATGAAACAGGTTGGTGTAAGGTTGATCCATTTTTTACAGAACCTACTCTGCAGAACGAAGGTAAAACTACAATATTATATTCGCCTACATTTAGTCGGGGTATAACTTCGGTAGAGGCCTTATATGACACAATACATCAGATTGCTGAACGTAGAGATTGGGAATGGATAATAACCTTTCATCCCAAAATCACTGATCATTCGATAATAAACAAATACCAAAAGCTGGCAGAAAAGTTCGACAATGTTAGTTTTGAAAGAAATGAAGGTTTAAAAACATTCCAACGTGCAGATGTAATGCTTTGTGACAGTTCATCAATAATTCTTGAATTTATGTTACTTAGTAAGCCCGTAGTCACGTTTAAAAATACAAACCCAGGACCGCATTTAATAGACGTGAATGAGTGTGATGCCGTCGAGCCTGCATTAGAGACGGCATTAACAAGGCCTAAATCCTTAATGGAAGCTATTGATACATATACGTTGAACCACGAAGCGCATAGAGATGGAAATAACTGTTCTCGCGTTTTAGATGCTGTAGACCATTTCAAATCTAACTTCGAAGGCCGAATAAAAGCTAAGCCTTTAAACCTGTGGCGTAAGTTTAGATTAAGAAATAAGCTGAAATACTGGAAATAG
- a CDS encoding acyloxyacyl hydrolase produces the protein MKQVTLLLFSFFIAFTATTAQARQTVSVDYMHGFDDIDGMRFAYRPLEQTLATDWFGDIKLYWEVSAVVWEYGENDTHSTSYGASLTPVFMKQISTLYDKYPVYIEAGIGASYIGDQKVAGKDIGSNYQFEDRLGVFVEINKKQHVALRYMHFSNGGFNNDNPGLDFLNLSYSYHF, from the coding sequence ATGAAACAGGTAACATTACTTTTATTTTCTTTTTTTATCGCTTTTACTGCGACTACAGCACAAGCACGGCAAACCGTGAGCGTTGACTACATGCATGGATTCGATGACATTGACGGTATGCGCTTCGCATACCGACCGCTTGAACAAACATTAGCTACAGATTGGTTTGGCGACATAAAGCTTTACTGGGAAGTTAGTGCGGTTGTTTGGGAATATGGCGAGAACGATACGCACAGTACAAGCTATGGCGCGTCACTGACGCCTGTTTTTATGAAACAGATATCCACACTATATGACAAGTATCCTGTATATATAGAAGCAGGTATTGGCGCAAGCTACATTGGCGATCAAAAAGTGGCAGGTAAAGATATTGGCTCTAACTACCAATTTGAAGACAGATTGGGCGTGTTTGTAGAGATCAATAAGAAGCAACACGTTGCCCTGCGTTATATGCACTTTTCAAATGGTGGCTTTAATAACGACAACCCAGGACTAGACTTCCTAAACTTGTCATACTCCTACCACTTCTAA